The Muribaculum intestinale genome includes the window ACCGGCTCACACGGCGACCTGATGATACGCGGATGTGTTACTACCGACTATTGGCTTATAGAGTGTGGCAACAAGTCGCTATCGCAGATTCCGGCCGATACTCCCATGCGTTTTGAATTCACGGGCCATATCTATTCAAGTTGTGCAGCCCACTGGATGGCCGAATATCTCGACGGAAACGAATGGCTGCCGCTTATGACTCCAAAGACCGTGACGCTCACAGCCACCGAGGGCCTGTCGGGAGCTGCCGGCAACTGGACAGAGACCGTCACCTACAATTATGAATATCCCAAAGACGGCATCTATGTGCTGTTTGAAGGCACATTCTCCCTTAAGCATTCTTGCGAGAAAGTACAGATACGCCTGCGCCCGGCGACAGAAATTGCCCAGTGCGGAAAATATATCGACCAGATATCGCAAAGTACCTGCACACGCTTTACCGCACAACATCCCCATGATGGCGACAAGGCTGTAAAAGAATACAACCAGACGGTAAAACTTGAGTTCGCACAGTAATACCACCACTCTCCCACATATTTAACCCCAATCATGAAATACCAAATGAAATCATTTATAAACGTGATGCGCAAAGCATCGGCCACCATCCTTGTAATGGCGGCCATGCTTGCCCCCGCGGCGGCTACGGCACAAGGGACCACTCTGTCAGGTACAGTCACCGACGAGACCGACGAGCCCATAGTAGGTGCGATAGTATCCGACAAGACAAGCAAATATTCTGCAATGACCGATATCGACGGCCGCTACAATATTGCGTCGGTACCGGCCGGCACTGAAATAAAGGTAACATATCTCGGCTACAAACCAGAGACTGCCCGATGGACCGGAAAGGGTACTCTTGACTTCAAGCTCTACCCCGACGCACAGATGCTGGAAGAGACTGTAGTCATCGGCTACGCCACTGTAAAGAAAAAGGATCTTACCGGTGCTGTAGGCTCAGTAGGCTCCGATAGGCTTGACAAACAGCGTTCACCCAACCTTACCACAGCGCTGCAGGGAGCGATTCCCGGCCTCGATATCACCCGCAGCGGCAGTATGCCCGGATCAAGCGGAACCATCAAGGTACGCGGTGTGACCACAATGGGCGACAACAGCCCTCTGATTCTTGTCGACGGCACTCCAGTAAGCGACCTCGACAATGTGAATCCCGATGATGTAGAGTCAATCTCCGTGCTCAAAGATGCCGCAACGGCGTCAATCTACGGCGCACGTGCGGCGGCCGGCGTAATACTCGTAACAACCAAAGGGGCCAAAGAGGGCGATCTCTCCATCACCTACAACGGAGAGTTCTCTCTGATGCACGCCTCATCATACCCCGACTATGTGGTAGATCCCATACGCCACATGCAGATTATCAATGAGACCCGCTGGAACGAAGCCGGCAATCCCGCAGGTGGCGAATATCCCACCTACTCAAAAGAGTATATCGAGCAGTATATGGAAAATCATATGTATGACCCCATCGAATACCCTGTATATGACTGGAAAAGCAGACTGCTCAGATCGACCGCACCCCGCACCAAGCACAATGTAAGCCTGTCATACGGCAACAAACAGGTAAAGACCCGCATATCCGCATCGTATGAGAAGACCGAAGCCTTGTACAAGGGTTCAGACCACGAACGCATATATGTCCGTGCCAACAACACCATCAACTTCAACAAACAGTGGACAGCCTCTGTCGATCTCTCCATGCGTCATGCTGTAAAAAACGACCCGCACTCGGGAAGTCCGATAGGCGCGGCACTGCGCTATCCGCAGATATATGCCGGCACATATCCCGACGGACGAATAGCAGCCGGCCAGTCGGGCTCGAATACCGAAGGCGCCTATCTCGAAGGCGGTGAGAAGAAAAATACCATAAACTACCTCACCGGCAAGATTGCTCTTACCTACAAGCCGTTCTCCTTCCTGACAATCCAGGGCACTGTCACTCCGACCATGTCATTCCAAAAGATAAAAGACATGAAAAAGGCTGTACCCTACTATGATGCGTTTGACACTGACCAGCTCATAGGATATATCTCCGGCTACGAGACAAATACACTGACTGAAACACGTACCGAGAACCACTCTATGGAGAAATCGCTCACCGCTACCTTCAACAAGGATTTCGGTGTACACGCCGTAAACGTACTCGCCGGATACGAAGATTACTATTACCACTACGAGACGATGTCGGTATCCTCCGACAAGATGACCCTCCCCGACTATCCGTATCTTGACAACGCCAATAAAAACGAAGTGTCGCCCGGAGGCAACGCATTTGAAAACGCATACCGCTCATTTTTCGGACGAGTTATGTACAACTACGACAGCCGCTACTTCATCCAGGCCAACATACGCGGAGACGGTTCTTCGCGTTTCGCCAGCTCATACCGCTGGGGATGGTTCCCCTCGGCATCGCTCGGATGGCGTCTGAGCAAGGAGAAATTCATGGAACGCCTGTCGCCGGTGCTATCCAACTTCATGTTGCGCGCCTCATACGGATCTCTCGGCAACGAACGTATCGGCAATTATCCCTATCAGGCATCCGTGAATCTTGAGAATGCGATAATGTTCGGCGCCAAAGGCCCGGAAGCGGCAACCTCGGCAGCTCAGATAAGATATGCTGTAGAAAACATCACATGGGAATCGACACATACGTGGGATATCGGTGTGGATTTCGCCCTGTTCAACGGTCGTCTCGACTTCACCGGCGATATCTATTACAAGAAGACCAAAGATATGCTCATCGCCACCGAAATACCCAAATATACCGGCTACAACGCCCCTGAGGTAAACGCAGGCGACATGAACACCCGTGGATGGGAGGCGAAAATATCATGGAGCGACAATATCGGCAAGGACTGGACCTATGGCGTAGGATTCAATATCTCCAATTCCAAGTCGAAGATGGGCAACCTCGACGGTAAAATCCAGTATTCGGGCGACTGTATCATACGCGGAGGCGACGAATACATGGCATTCTACGGATATCGTGCCGACGGCATATACCAGACCGACGAGGAGGTAGCAAATTCTCCGAAGCTGGTGACCTCGGTAGGCCCCGGAGATATCCGGTATAAGGACCTAAGCGGAATTGATGGAACACCCGACGGCAAAATCGACAAGACCAATGACCGCGAGGTACTCGCGTCATCACTCCCCCACTACCTGTTTGGAGGATATATCAACGTAGGCTACAAGGGCCTACGCCTCTCGGCGGCGTTCAACGGCGTCGGACAGCAGAAAGTACGCATGTCTGAGGTAATGGTGCGCCAGCAGTCGTTCCGCGCCGCTCCTGAAATCATCATGGGCAAATACTGGAGTCTTTACAACACTCCCGAGCAGAATCAGAAAGCGATATATCCGCGACTGAACAGCGCTACCGGTAACAGCAACAACTATGAGATGTCGGATTTCTGGCTGATGGACGGCTCATACATGCGTGTCAAGAACATCAACCTCAGCTATACATTCCCCAAGAAACTTGTCAACCGCATCCGCTTCGACAACCTGCGTGTCTATTTCAATGTCGAAGACCCGTTCTGTTTCCACCATTATCCAAAAGGATGGGATCCCGAAGTCAATTCGAGCGCATCCAACTACATCGCCACTACCTATACCTTCGGCCTCAACTTCTCATTCTAACCTGAAAATCATAAAGAAATGAAAACGAGCAATATATTTAAAGGGGCGCTGTTATGCGCCACAATGATGATGGCCGCGTCATGTGCCGATCTCGACCTTCAGCCTCTGACAGAGCCTTCGTCGGGCACATGGAATTCAAAACTTGACGAGGTAAGGATATCTGTCAATGACCTATACCGCGCATATCCATATAATCTTGAGACCCGCTGGTTTACCGACGGACATACCGATGACTTCTGTCACCGCAACAAGGTATACGACGTTCCGGCGGCCACACTTACAAGCTCCACCTCATGGATTGAGACCACTTGGTCAGACACCTACAAGGCCATCAGCCGCTGCAACCGTGTGCTCGAAAGTCTTGACAAACTGGGCTACAACTCCGACGAAGCCAAGCGTCTGGCGGCTGAAGCACGCCTTTTCCGCGCATACTTCTACGCCCGCCTGATATCACTCTGGGGCGATGTGCCTTTCTGCACGGGGACAATCACAATAGAGGAAGCTCGCCAAATGGGACGCACTCCGGTAGCCGACATCCTCCCTGTAATATATTCTGACTACGACTATGCCTATGAAAACCTGCCCGAGTCCAACATAGTCCAGGGCATATGGCGCGTAAACCGATATGTGGCAGCCTCTCTGAAGTGTCGTATCGCCCTTACTATGAAGGATTGGGAAATCGCCCGCGACGCCGCACGCCTTGTGATGGCTTCCCGGCAATATTCCCTCTATCCCGACTTCGGAGCGCTATTCCGCGACAAGACCATGGACAATGGAGAATACATATTCTGCATAGCCAACTCTATCGAACTGGGCCAGAGTTCATCGGTCAACTCATTCATGCTGCGCACAACTGTCAGCAGCGGAGCGTCGGGCTTCCCCTCATGGGATCTCCTTGCCGCCTTTGAATGCACCGACGGCAAGCCGATTGATGAATCTCCGCTGTTTGACCCCCACAATCCATACCTCAACCGCGACCCACGATGCAACGAGACATTCGTAGCTCCCGGCTCGGTAGTATACGGATGTGTCTACAATCCGAGCCCGTCGGCCAAGACCGTGCTTCTCGACGGAAAATCCGTCACCAACAAAGACTCAAAAATCAACGACCAGTATGCCGCACCGACAGGAACATGTCTCAGGAAAGGCGCGCAGGACGAATGGCGTACCGGCAAAAACGTAAGCGAGAACCCGACTATCATCATCCGCTATGCCGACGTGCTGCTCATGTATGCCGAAGCTAAAATCGAACTCGGCGAACTGGATGCAAGTATGCTCAATGCCATCAACGATGTGCGCGCCCGCGCCTACAAGACTACCCGCGACAATACAGCCGCATATCCGGCGCTTGCCTTATCGGACCAGAATACCATGCGCCTGGCCGTGCGCAAAGAGCGCCGGGTGGAGTTTGCCTGGGAGGGACGACGCTTCTTCGACCTCCTGCGCTGGGACGGATGGATGGAGAAGGCTTTCAGCCACGACTATTATGCCTTCCCGACAAAACAGGGTATGGTCGATATGGAAAAAGCCGGCGATTACTACTGGCCCTCAACTCCGGAGATTGACGAATGCGGCTTCGCCGATTTCAAGCCGATGTTCGACGCCGGTAAAATCGTGCGCGTACTCCCAAGGAAATATGACAGCCGATTCCCTCTTCTGCCGATTCCCGCGATAGAGGTAAGCATCTCCAACGGCAAGATTTCCCAAAATCCCGGATGGTAATTCGACCGGTATACATTTGCCATAATCTCACCAACAAATAATCCTCAGAAACAAACATAACAACCATGAGTGTAGACGAAATACTGCTCCGCAGCCGCTATCAGCCGCTCGAGCGCATAATCTGCTACGATATATTCAACACAGGCTTCAACGGCTGGATGACCCTCCTGCCCAACTTTACCGAGTATCCCGACTTCGACGTTCCCCCTACCCTGGTCAACAAAGACCAGTGGCCCCCCGTGATGCTCAGCTCAGCCACATACCGCTATCCCGGCAGCCACGGCGCCATGTCGGGCACATTCAGTCTGAAGCTCTCTACGCGTCCCGTGCACTCACGCTACGAGGATATTCCGGCGCCGGGTTCGATGGGACATGCCATAAAGCGCCTGTCGTTCTACCGTCCGGGAAGCCGGTTCCTGCAGATAGAATGCTGGTTCTCATACACGGCCGAACAGGATACTCTCGATGCCGAAGGCACTCCGCAGCCCGGTCTGCACGAGAAGAGCATCCGCGCCTTCGGCATGGGATTTGATATCCAGGAGAGAGGCGAACGCTACCAGGTAGGTGTGCGCCACCTCAACTGCTTCAACGGCAATCTGGTGCAGCGCTGGGAAATAGAGAACTCAGCCGATGTCACCGACAAGGAATGGGCTTTCGGGCTCGAAGGCGACTGGTGCAAGCGCGGCATCGACCCGTGGTGGTTTGGA containing:
- a CDS encoding SusC/RagA family TonB-linked outer membrane protein gives rise to the protein MKSFINVMRKASATILVMAAMLAPAAATAQGTTLSGTVTDETDEPIVGAIVSDKTSKYSAMTDIDGRYNIASVPAGTEIKVTYLGYKPETARWTGKGTLDFKLYPDAQMLEETVVIGYATVKKKDLTGAVGSVGSDRLDKQRSPNLTTALQGAIPGLDITRSGSMPGSSGTIKVRGVTTMGDNSPLILVDGTPVSDLDNVNPDDVESISVLKDAATASIYGARAAAGVILVTTKGAKEGDLSITYNGEFSLMHASSYPDYVVDPIRHMQIINETRWNEAGNPAGGEYPTYSKEYIEQYMENHMYDPIEYPVYDWKSRLLRSTAPRTKHNVSLSYGNKQVKTRISASYEKTEALYKGSDHERIYVRANNTINFNKQWTASVDLSMRHAVKNDPHSGSPIGAALRYPQIYAGTYPDGRIAAGQSGSNTEGAYLEGGEKKNTINYLTGKIALTYKPFSFLTIQGTVTPTMSFQKIKDMKKAVPYYDAFDTDQLIGYISGYETNTLTETRTENHSMEKSLTATFNKDFGVHAVNVLAGYEDYYYHYETMSVSSDKMTLPDYPYLDNANKNEVSPGGNAFENAYRSFFGRVMYNYDSRYFIQANIRGDGSSRFASSYRWGWFPSASLGWRLSKEKFMERLSPVLSNFMLRASYGSLGNERIGNYPYQASVNLENAIMFGAKGPEAATSAAQIRYAVENITWESTHTWDIGVDFALFNGRLDFTGDIYYKKTKDMLIATEIPKYTGYNAPEVNAGDMNTRGWEAKISWSDNIGKDWTYGVGFNISNSKSKMGNLDGKIQYSGDCIIRGGDEYMAFYGYRADGIYQTDEEVANSPKLVTSVGPGDIRYKDLSGIDGTPDGKIDKTNDREVLASSLPHYLFGGYINVGYKGLRLSAAFNGVGQQKVRMSEVMVRQQSFRAAPEIIMGKYWSLYNTPEQNQKAIYPRLNSATGNSNNYEMSDFWLMDGSYMRVKNINLSYTFPKKLVNRIRFDNLRVYFNVEDPFCFHHYPKGWDPEVNSSASNYIATTYTFGLNFSF
- a CDS encoding RagB/SusD family nutrient uptake outer membrane protein, whose amino-acid sequence is MKTSNIFKGALLCATMMMAASCADLDLQPLTEPSSGTWNSKLDEVRISVNDLYRAYPYNLETRWFTDGHTDDFCHRNKVYDVPAATLTSSTSWIETTWSDTYKAISRCNRVLESLDKLGYNSDEAKRLAAEARLFRAYFYARLISLWGDVPFCTGTITIEEARQMGRTPVADILPVIYSDYDYAYENLPESNIVQGIWRVNRYVAASLKCRIALTMKDWEIARDAARLVMASRQYSLYPDFGALFRDKTMDNGEYIFCIANSIELGQSSSVNSFMLRTTVSSGASGFPSWDLLAAFECTDGKPIDESPLFDPHNPYLNRDPRCNETFVAPGSVVYGCVYNPSPSAKTVLLDGKSVTNKDSKINDQYAAPTGTCLRKGAQDEWRTGKNVSENPTIIIRYADVLLMYAEAKIELGELDASMLNAINDVRARAYKTTRDNTAAYPALALSDQNTMRLAVRKERRVEFAWEGRRFFDLLRWDGWMEKAFSHDYYAFPTKQGMVDMEKAGDYYWPSTPEIDECGFADFKPMFDAGKIVRVLPRKYDSRFPLLPIPAIEVSISNGKISQNPGW
- a CDS encoding DUF6772 family protein; this translates as MSVDEILLRSRYQPLERIICYDIFNTGFNGWMTLLPNFTEYPDFDVPPTLVNKDQWPPVMLSSATYRYPGSHGAMSGTFSLKLSTRPVHSRYEDIPAPGSMGHAIKRLSFYRPGSRFLQIECWFSYTAEQDTLDAEGTPQPGLHEKSIRAFGMGFDIQERGERYQVGVRHLNCFNGNLVQRWEIENSADVTDKEWAFGLEGDWCKRGIDPWWFGRRYPDGRHEAFQVIPDSHQKLIYNETDCKLNWQYMRLKIDTLNREYVEFQCQDRIWDLRGTHVTNVPGYHRIDNLINPLFWVETDQDRRVYFYIDSVVVSQE